In Bosea sp. PAMC 26642, the DNA window CGGCGTCCCCGCCGTCGTCGACCTCGCGGCAATGCGCGACGGCGTCGTGGCGCTGGGCGGCGACCCGGCCAAGATCAACCCGCTCGTGCCGGTCGATCTGGTCATCGACCATTCGGTCATCGTCGACGAGTTCGGCACGCCCAAGGCGCTCGCGCAGAACGTCGAACTCGAATACGAGCGCAACCAGGAGCGCTACAAGTTCCTGAAATGGGGCCAGGGCGCCTTCGACAATTTCCGCGTCGTCCCGCCCGGGACCGGCATCTGCCACCAGGTCAATCTCGAATACCTCGCCCAGACCGTCTGGACCCGTAAGGAGACCATCGACGGCGTCGAGGTCGAGGTCGCCTATCCCGACACCGTCGTCGGCACCGATTCGCACACCACCATGGTCAATGGCCTGGCCGTGCTCGGCTGGGGCGTCGGCGGCATCGAGGCCGAGGCTGCCATGCTCGGCCAGCCGCAGTCGATGCTGCTGCCCGAGGTCATCGGCTTCAAGCTGACCGGCGCGCTGAAGGAAGGCATCACCGCCACCGACCTCGTGCTGACCGTCACCCAGATGCTGCGCAAGAAGGGCGTCGTCGGCAAGTTCGTCGAGTTCTTCGGCCCGGGCCTCTACAATCTGACGCTGGCCGACCGCGCCACCATCGCCAATATGGGCCCGGAATACGGCGCCACCTGCGGCTTCTTCCCGGTCGACGCCGAGACGCTGGAATATCTCACCACGACCGGCCGCAGCACAGATCGGATCGCCTTGGTCGAGGCCTACAGCAAGGCTCAAGGCCTGTTTGCCACGATCGAGACCGCCGACCCGGTCTTCACCGACACGCTGGAGCTCGACCTCTCGACCGTCCAGCCCTCGATGGCCGGCCCCAAGCGCCCCGAAGGCCGCATCGATTTGAACGGCGTCGCCAAGGGCTTCAAGGCGGCGATGGACACCGAATACAAGAAGGGCGGCGAGATTGCGCGCCGTGTGCCGGTCGAAGGCCAGTCCTTCGATCTCGGCCATGGCGACGTCGTCATCGCCGCCATCACCTCCTGCACCAACACCTCCAACCCCTCGGTGCTGATGGCGGCGGGCCTGCTCGCCCGCAACGCCGTCGCCAAGGGTCTGAAGGTCAAGCCCTGGGTCAAGACCTCGCTGGCGCCGGGCTCGCAGGTCGTCGCCGAGTACCTCTCCAAATCGGGACTTCAGACCGATCTCGATGCGCTCGGCTTCAATCTGGTCGGCTTCGGCTGCACGACCTGCATCGGCAATTCCGGCCCGCTGCCGGCGCCGATCTCGAAAGCGATCAACGATCAGGGCCTGATCGCCGGTGCCGTGATCTCCGGCAACCGCAACTTCGAGGGCCGCGTCTCGCCCGACGTGCAGGCGAACTATCTCGCCTCGCCACCGCTGGTCGTCGCCTATGCGCTGGCAGGCTCGGTACAGATGGACCTGACCACCGAGCCGCTCGGCATCGGCTCGGACGGCCAGCCCGTCTTCCTCAAGGACGTCTGGCCCTCCAACAAGGAGATCCAGAGCTTCATCGCCAAGAACGTCACCCGCGCCATCTTCGAGGCGAAATATGCCGACGTCTTCAAGGGCGACGCGCACTGGCAGGCGGTGAAGACCCCCGAAAGCCAGACCTACGCCTGGGAGGACGCCTCGACCTACGTCCAGAACCCGCCCTATTTCCAGGGCATCAGCAAGACGCCGACGCCGGTCACCGACATCAAGGGCGCCCGGATTCTGGGCCTGTTCGGCGACAAGATCACGACCGACCACATCTCCCCGGCCGGTTCGATCAAGGCGGCCTCGCCCGCCGGCGCCTATCTCTCGGAGCATGGCGTCGCGGTCGCCGACTTCAACCAGTACGGCACGCGGCGCGGCAATCACGAGGTGATGATGCGCGGCACCTTCGCCAATATCCGCATCCGCAACCACATGATGGGGCCGAACGGCCGCGAGGGTGGCTACACCATCCATTATCCGAGCAAGGAAGAGCTGCCGATCTACGACGCCTCGATGCGCTACCAGGCTGAGAAGGTCCCGCTGGTCGTCTTCGCCGGTGTCGAATACGGCAACGGCTCCTCGCGCGACTGGGCCGCGAAGGGCACCAACCTGCTCGGCGTCAAGGCCGTGATCGCGCAGAGCTTCGAGCGCATCCACCGCTCGAACCTGGTCGGCATGGGCGTCGTCCCCTTCACCTTCGTCGAGGGCACGAGCTGGGCCTCGCTCGATCTGAAGGGCGACGAGACCGTCTCGATCAAGGGGCTCGCCACGGTAAAGCCGCGCCAGATGCTCGAAGCCGAGATCACCTATGCCGACGGCACGGTGAAGAACGTCCCGATCCTCTGCCGCATCGATACGCTGGACGAGATCGACTACTTCAGGAACGCCGGCATCCTGCACTACGTCCTGCGCGGCATCGCGGCCTGAGCGCTGACGCACCCCCTCTCCCCTTGCGGGAGAGGTTGGGGTGAGGGGTCGCGCCGCCCTGTCCGATAGGTCCTGGAACGCAAAGGGAGCGCCACCCCTTATCCGTCAGCGCTTCGCGCTGCCACCTTCCCCCGCAAGGGGGGAAGGGAAGCCCCGACAGTTGTCCTCTCCCGTCCCCCGGTGTAAGGGGGCGTCACAGTCATCCTTGGCGGGGGGCTTGGGGCAGGCGCAGGGCTAACACCCGCGCCCGGATGTCGTCCGCCTCCATCATCAAGACGGGAGCACCCGCATGTCCGCCACTTTCGAGACGGTCGCCGGAATCATTTCGGAGACCTGCGATATTCCGCGTGAGAAGATCACGCCGCAAAGCCACGCCATCGACGACCTCGGCATCGATTCGCTCGCCTTCCTCGACATCGCCTTCGCCGTCGACAAGGCCTTCGGCATCAAATTGCCGCTGGAGCAATGGACGCAGGAAGTGAACGAGGGCAAGGCCCCGGCCGAGCAGTATTTCGTGCTGGAGAACCTGTGCCAGCGCATCGACGACCTCGTCGCGGCCAAGAAGGCCTGAGGGCTTTCATCGACCTCTTCGTCATTGCGAGCGTAAGCGAAGCAATCCAGAGGGAAATGCTCGACGCCCCCCTCTGGATTGCTTCGCTTACGCTCGCAATGACGGCAGGAGAATTCGTCGTTCGCTTGAGCCGGACTTCGTGACCCGGTAAAGCATAGCCGGCGACCGGTCCGCCCGGCTTTCCGCCGCCACCGATGAACGGACACTCATGCGCCTCGAATATTTCGACATGATCGACGAGGTCGTGGCGTTCGTGCCCGCTGAGAAGCGTATCGTCACGCGCTCGACCGTTCCGGGAGCCACAGCGAGCCCCGTCTTCGAAGGCCATTTTCCCGGCCACCCGCTCGTGCCGGGCGTCCTGCTGACCGAGACCATGGCGCAGGCCTCCGGCTATCTCCTGCTCGGCCTCAACGGGCTGACCCAGATGCCCTTCCTGATGACGGTCGACAAGGCGCGCTTCCGCACCTTCGTCGAGCCCGACGCCGTTCTTGACGTCATCGCGGAGCTGGTGATCGAGGGCTCGGGCTATGCCGCGACCAAGGCCGCCATCACCATCGCCGGAAAGCCGATCTGCGATGCGCAGCTGCGCTTCCGCCTGATGCCCTTCCCCGCCGACATGCGGACCCTGATGGAAGCCCGCATCAAGGCGATCGGCCTCGTGCCGGAACAGGCCCGACCATGAAGCGCGACATCGTCATCACGGGAATCGGCCTCGCCTCCAGCCTCGGCGAGGGCATCGAGACCCATGCGCAGGCACTGGCATCAGGGGCGGCGCCGGTCGTCGATGTCGCGAGCTTCGCGCCCTATCCGCTGCACCCGCTCAAACCCCTCGAACTCGACCGCCAGATCCCGAAGAAATCCGATCAGCGCCAGATGGAGCCCTGGCAGCGACTCGGCGTCTACACCGCCGGTCTCGCGCTCGATTCGGCTGGGATCAAGGACGATGTCGAGGCCAAGAGCCAGCTTCAGGTCATCGTCGCCGCCGGCGGCGGCGAGCGTGACCACGCCGTCGACGGCGCCATTCTCAGCGGCCTGCGCGGTGCCAACCAGCCCGGCGCGTTCCTGAACGAGCGGCTGATGGGCGACC includes these proteins:
- the acnA gene encoding aconitate hydratase AcnA gives rise to the protein MASLDSFKCRQTLTVGAKSYEYYSLPLAEQNGLAGISKLPFSMKVLLENLLRFEDGRSVYKADIEGFVAWLTDKGTAGKEIGFRPARVLMQDFTGVPAVVDLAAMRDGVVALGGDPAKINPLVPVDLVIDHSVIVDEFGTPKALAQNVELEYERNQERYKFLKWGQGAFDNFRVVPPGTGICHQVNLEYLAQTVWTRKETIDGVEVEVAYPDTVVGTDSHTTMVNGLAVLGWGVGGIEAEAAMLGQPQSMLLPEVIGFKLTGALKEGITATDLVLTVTQMLRKKGVVGKFVEFFGPGLYNLTLADRATIANMGPEYGATCGFFPVDAETLEYLTTTGRSTDRIALVEAYSKAQGLFATIETADPVFTDTLELDLSTVQPSMAGPKRPEGRIDLNGVAKGFKAAMDTEYKKGGEIARRVPVEGQSFDLGHGDVVIAAITSCTNTSNPSVLMAAGLLARNAVAKGLKVKPWVKTSLAPGSQVVAEYLSKSGLQTDLDALGFNLVGFGCTTCIGNSGPLPAPISKAINDQGLIAGAVISGNRNFEGRVSPDVQANYLASPPLVVAYALAGSVQMDLTTEPLGIGSDGQPVFLKDVWPSNKEIQSFIAKNVTRAIFEAKYADVFKGDAHWQAVKTPESQTYAWEDASTYVQNPPYFQGISKTPTPVTDIKGARILGLFGDKITTDHISPAGSIKAASPAGAYLSEHGVAVADFNQYGTRRGNHEVMMRGTFANIRIRNHMMGPNGREGGYTIHYPSKEELPIYDASMRYQAEKVPLVVFAGVEYGNGSSRDWAAKGTNLLGVKAVIAQSFERIHRSNLVGMGVVPFTFVEGTSWASLDLKGDETVSIKGLATVKPRQMLEAEITYADGTVKNVPILCRIDTLDEIDYFRNAGILHYVLRGIAA
- a CDS encoding acyl carrier protein gives rise to the protein MSATFETVAGIISETCDIPREKITPQSHAIDDLGIDSLAFLDIAFAVDKAFGIKLPLEQWTQEVNEGKAPAEQYFVLENLCQRIDDLVAAKKA
- a CDS encoding 3-hydroxyacyl-ACP dehydratase FabZ family protein — its product is MRLEYFDMIDEVVAFVPAEKRIVTRSTVPGATASPVFEGHFPGHPLVPGVLLTETMAQASGYLLLGLNGLTQMPFLMTVDKARFRTFVEPDAVLDVIAELVIEGSGYAATKAAITIAGKPICDAQLRFRLMPFPADMRTLMEARIKAIGLVPEQARP